The Canis lupus familiaris isolate Mischka breed German Shepherd chromosome 27, alternate assembly UU_Cfam_GSD_1.0, whole genome shotgun sequence genome window below encodes:
- the LOC119866415 gene encoding cationic amino acid transporter 3-like, producing the protein MLCQVLRRIGQKLVHRRILEEDVNGLAPARRLSTLDLVALGVGCTVGVGVYVLAGEVVRDQTGPSILICMLVASLSSMLAGLCYAEFGVRVPHAGSAYLYTYITVGELWAFITGWNLIVFFAAHTVTVAQAWTLAFDNLLGNHISQTRHESISPNVPQVLGEILGFIVVGLVLLLMELLTLRNRWIFLLSKVVTLVKLLVLSFVIISGFMKGDLHNWKLTEEDYKKAGLNDTSSLGPLGSGGFVPFGFQGILCGSPTCFYAFIGFSIIISRVEEAQNPERSIPMGIVISLLICILVYFGVSASLTLMVPYYQLRPGSTLPEAFLHIGWAPAYYAVTFAFLCSLSVSLFGFMLPIRNLIYMMAQDGLLFPVLASIQTGTYTPNVATVIFGIIAAIMAFFFELTDFLDLMSVGALLAYSLVALCVLILRYQPEMRYERNGVQVQDENEPAAEKLTLRGLFFPGSPTPTPLSGQVVSVCSSLLALLLTLLCLVLASWPGLLSGDPWWITVVVLLLVFITGITGVIWRQPQSSSPLHFKVPGLPLLPLLSIFLNVCLMMQVTAVTWALLGIWMLIGFAIYFSYGIQHSLVP; encoded by the coding sequence ATGCTGTGTCAGGTACTTCGCAGAATTGGCCAAAAGCTGGTACACAGACGTATACTGGAAGAAGACGTGAATGGGTTGGCCCCTGCCAGAAGACTGAGCACTCTGGATTTAGTGGCACTGGGTGTGGGCTGCACAGTGGGGGTAGGTGTGTATGTCCTGGCTGGTGAAGTGGTTCGAGATCAAACAGGACCATCCATACTGATCTGCATGTTGGTAGCCAGCCTATCTTCTATGTTGGCTGGTCTGTGCTATGCAGAGTTTGGTGTCCGGGTTCCTCATGCTGGCTCTGCATATCTCTACACCTATATCACTGTAGGTGAACTCTGGGCTTTCATCACTGGCTGGAACCTTATTGTGTTCTTTGCTGCTCATACAGTTACTGTGGCCCAGGCCTGGACCTTAGCTTTTGACAATTTGCTCGGAAACCACATTTCTCAGACCCGGCATGAGAGTATTTCACCGAATGTTCCCCAAGTCCTTGGAGAAATTTTAGGCTTCATTGTTGTGGGCCTTGTGTTGTTGCTCATGGAATTGCTGACTCTGAGGAATAGGTGGATTTTCCTACTTTCCAAAGTGGTCACATTAGTGAAACTTTTGGTTCTCAGTTTTGTCATCATCTCTGGCTTCATGAAGGGGGACCTACACAACTGGAAGCTCACAGAAGAGGACTACAAAAAGGCCGGACTCAATGACACCTCGAGCTTGGGCCCTCTGGGCTCCGGAGGATTCGTGCCATTTGGCTTCCAGGGGATTCTCTGTGGATCACCTACCTGTTTCTATGCATTTATAGGTTTCAGCATTATTATTTCCAGAGTTGAAGAAGCCCAGAATCCTGAGCGTTCCATCCCCATGGGCATTGTGATTTCGCTGCTCATCTGCATTTTGGTGTATTTTGGTGTCTCTGCATCACTTACACTTATGGTGCCTTACTACCAGCTCCGACCTGGGAGCACCTTGCCTGAGGCATTTCTCCATATTGGCTGGGCCCCTGCTTACTATGCTGTAACTTTTGCATTCCTCTGTAGTCTTTCTGTCAGCCTCTTTGGCTTTATGCTTCCCATACGTAATCTGATATACATGATGGCACAGGATGGCCTCCTCTTTCCTGTACTTGCCAGCATCCAAACTGGCACATACACCCCCAATGTGGCCACTGTGATCTTTGGCATTATTGCAGCAATCATGGCATTCTTCTTTGAACTCACTGATTTTCTGGACCTCATGTCAGTTGGGGCTCTACTAGCTTACTCCCTGGTGGCTCTTTGTGTTCTTATCCTCAGATATCAGCCTGAGATGAGGTATGAGAGAAATGGAGTGCAGGTGCAGGATGAGAATGAACCTGCAGCAGAGAAGCTGACTCTACGGGGACTGTTTTTTCCAGGCAGCCCCACCCCTACTCCACTGTCTGGCCAGGTTGTCTCTGTTTGCTCCTCACTGCTTGCTCTACTTCTGACTCTGCTCTGCCTGGTGCTGGCCTCGTGGCCAGGTCTGCTTTCTGGAGACCCATGGTGGATCACAGTGGTTGTGCTGCTCCTGGTGTTCATCACTGGGATCACTGGAGTCATCTGGAGACAACCACAGAGCTCCTCTCCCCTTCACTTTAAGGTACCtggtctgcctctcctcccactcctgaGCATCTTTCTGAATGTTTGTCTTATGATGCAGGTGACAGCTGTCACCTGGGCCCTACTTGGTATTTGGATGCTGATTGGATTTGCTATCTACTTCAGCTATGGGATCCAGCACAGCCTGGTCCCTTAA